In the genome of Cytophagia bacterium CHB2, the window ACGGATCACCGGTCGCGCCCTGCCAGAGCGATTTTCCGGAGGAGGAAATGACTTCATAATAAATGCCGCCGGGCTTTTCAACCAGGCGCCTTTGCTTGACGCGGCCCGGCCGCAAAGCGGATTTTACCAGCGTGAGGGAGTCGTTCTTCATGCGCAAATGCAGAAAGACAATTTGCGCGTCACTTTGCGGTTGGGCATTGGCAGTGCTCGCAGACCGCGCCATTGCCACCACCGTGATCAGAAGCGCAAACCGCAACAGCGTTTTGTGAGGTTTCATGAGGCAAATTCATCCTGCAAAAACAATTCGATGACAGAAAGATGGAGGGCAGAAAAATGATTGGGGCCGGCTTTTATCAACTTACCGGCATGACACCAGACACTATTTTTCTATCTCACATCTTTCTGTCATTGGCTCAAAACGGCTCTTACCTGTTAACGGGTCGTGCCGCCCTTCTTCTTTCCACAATCCGATTGTGCGGCTTCGGACACAATGTCGCCCTTCTCGGTCTCGGTGATGAGACCCGCACCCACAAAATCATTCGCGGAGTGCGCCACGCAGCTCACGTACGCGCCGTGGTTCTTCCAGCCGTTATCACACGGGCAATACTGTGCGATGGAGCAACCGGTCGCATCCACCACGTCGCCGGAGACTGTTCCGGCGCACTGGTCGGCGTTATCGTCTACGCCGTCGCCATCGGCGTCCGTGACTTCCTGAACGTCGCAATTCGTGCCGGTCCAGCCAGGCTCGCAATAGCAGAAGTAAGCATTTACCCTATCCTCACAGTCACCATGGACGCACGGGTTAGCCGAGCACTCGTCGATGTCATATTCACAATTATCGCCGGTAAACCCGGGCGCGCACGTGCAGGTGTAGCTTCCATCGCCATTGTCTGCACATTGGCCACCATATTGGCATGGGTTGGGATTGCAGGGATCGGTGGCTTCTGGAATGTGGCAATACGTGCCGGTCCAGCCGGGATTGCACTGATGGACGATAATGTCTCCCGTGTCGGAGTCTTCACACTGGTAGCCATGTAGCAGATCTACACATTCAGATCCGCTGCCGCAAGGATTGCTTTCGCACTCGTCGAGATCAGGCTCTTCGGGAGGCGGTGGTACCAGGCCCGTTTTCTGAACCGGGTCGACGACGCCTTTGGGGTCGCCGGTACAGCCGACGATCAGCACGACCGCGAGCACGAGCGCGCTTAAGAAATACAGAATACGCATAAAAGCTTCTCCTTCGATTAAGTTTGAGGGGTTACGATTTACTCTTTACGAGTTACGTAAAACGTAATGCGTGATCCGTAAAAAACAGACTTCAAAGCCTTTCAGCACAAGCAAGGAACACCACCTCCTTTCAAAGCGCAAAGCAAATGGCCAATTGCTAATTGTTAATTGACAATTGAGAATTAGCGATTAACAATTTTACTGCTTAGAACTTTGCTTGCGTGACCAGACCGGTAGCGCCATTCAGTTTAAGAGCGCGCGCGCGCTCCTCGCGGATGATGCCGCGAATCAAATCCGCATCGCCCCAGCTTTTTACCATTCTGCCGTTGATGAAAAACGTCGGCGTGCCTTTCACCCCGGCGATCGCGCCGTCGGCGATTTCTTCGCGTACTTGTTGGATGGTCGCTGCGTCGTTCATGCAGGCTTCGAATTCTGCGGCATCCCAGCCGCGCTGCTGCGCCAGGTCGAGCACCAGCTTGCGGTTCAACTGCTTTTGCTGGCGGAACAGATCGTCGTGAAAACTCCAAAAATCGCCGCGTTGCTGCGCGCAGACCCCGGCCCGCGCCGCCAGTCCGGCGTTGCGATGAAAATCACGCAGCACGTTGGGATTGATGGCTTTGTCGAGGGGATAATTCAGGAAGTAGAGTTGCACGTCTTTTTCATACTGTTTGATAATGTCGCCGAAACGTGTGGCCGCCGCGCCGCAAGCCGGACACTCGAAGTCGCTGAACTCGACGATGGTGATTTTGCTGTTGCGGTTGCCCCACGCGGCTGCCGAGCTGTCAACGTCCATTGCGACGGGTTTCTGCGCAAAGTGCGCGGCCAGGTTGTCTTTGATGGAGGCGCTTTTCTGCTGGCCGTGTTCATATTTCTCCAACCCGAGATAGCCCACACTGAACAGTGAAACCGCCAGCGCGCTGAAGAGCACGGGCTGAGGAGAAAATCCCAACCCCGCAGGCCGGCCCAACACGCTCTTGAAGTATTGCGCCAGGAAGCGCCACACTTCGTTATCCGTAAGCTGGAGCGCCCGCACCAGCAAAGCGACGATGGCCAAATTGATGGCGTACATGCCAATGCACACCGGGCACACCGCCTTCAGGAGCACGAGATGATAGGCTTTATAAAATGAAAAGAGCACCGCGCCCAGGCTGAAGACCAATGCCGCCGCAGTCGTGGAACTGGCGCGGTCTTTATCTTTGCTCAACGCCGCAAAGATCACCGCCAGAGCCATGCCGAGATAGAGCAAAAAGCCCCACCAGCCCGAGGGCATGCCGAGCAAGGTGGCGTAGCCACTGGTGAGCGCCGAGTTGCAGGAAATCCAATTGTTGAACGAGCACCCGCCGGCGTTGACTGTTCCGGATTGGGCGGCGGTGAGCGTCACGTTCGTGGCGTACAAGGCCAATCCGCCGCCGAGAAGACAGCAGAGCAGAGCGGCCCATAAAGACCCTTTGCGCAGGTTGACCGATTGACGGGGGGGTTGCTTTTTCACATTCACCGTGTTGCCTCCTTCTTCATGGTTAAGGGTTCATTGTTTATTGAAAAAGTGGCTGGCATAACGTCATGTACGCATTTGCGCAGCCTTGACTTCACAGTGTCTTCACGACTTCTTCCGAAATTGCGTGGGCGTCATGCCAAAATCTTCATGGAAACACTGGGCAAAATACGCCGTGCTGCGAAAACCAACCCGATAAGCCACCTCGGTGACGGAGAGAACTGTCTGTTTGAGCAACGCCTGCGCCCGGCGCAAGCGTGCGGCACGAAGCAACGCACTCGCGGAGGGTTGCTGCAACGCGCGCAGCTTGCGGTGGAGTTGCGAACGGCTGATCCCGACCTCGCGGCTCAATTCCACCACCTTAAAGCGCTCGTCGCTGAGACGCTTTTCGATCACCGCCAGAATTTTTTTGAGAAAGGTTTGCTCGGGCATTGGCAGAA includes:
- a CDS encoding calcium-binding EGF-like domain-containing protein, producing the protein MRILYFLSALVLAVVLIVGCTGDPKGVVDPVQKTGLVPPPPEEPDLDECESNPCGSGSECVDLLHGYQCEDSDTGDIIVHQCNPGWTGTYCHIPEATDPCNPNPCQYGGQCADNGDGSYTCTCAPGFTGDNCEYDIDECSANPCVHGDCEDRVNAYFCYCEPGWTGTNCDVQEVTDADGDGVDDNADQCAGTVSGDVVDATGCSIAQYCPCDNGWKNHGAYVSCVAHSANDFVGAGLITETEKGDIVSEAAQSDCGKKKGGTTR
- a CDS encoding helix-turn-helix domain-containing protein, translating into MPEQTFLKKILAVIEKRLSDERFKVVELSREVGISRSQLHRKLRALQQPSASALLRAARLRRAQALLKQTVLSVTEVAYRVGFRSTAYFAQCFHEDFGMTPTQFRKKS